The Oryzias latipes chromosome 1, ASM223467v1 genome contains a region encoding:
- the LOC111947296 gene encoding uncharacterized protein LOC111947296 → MIFTLQAFLDSPRIEVLESCRKADLLCVAAHFGIPVSRHAIKRELRAELIEHLVELKVLVASVPSVSKDETAGVAVDSNAVGVVTPPGKVEEAEVPPATLPRFDPLSPELGSSSRDAKLKLRLTRLRLETEERERERERRAEYELRLQVRRMEIEADKEVRLKQLEVEALQHSAAHSSMADTATALAVSNGKRGFDVSRNIAMVPTFRESEVDSYFKAFERVAIALDWPEDMWSILLQCKLVGKAQEVVSSLSVADSLQYTVLKESILRAYELVPEAYRQKFRNHKKPSGHTFVEFAREKSVLFDKWCSASEVQNNFESLRQLVLLEDFKGSLPEKVVVFLNEQKVTSLSKAAVMADEFVLTHKTVFWSHSEGLAGPRPLRVEPRSFPQDKPRELSTSPRGSRECFYCHKRGHVVVDCPGLKRKLSSTSPQPKGMGLLKSLPGMDKPQTLDPCFKPFVSQGFISETGHPDYQQPVTMLRDTGGSQSVIREGILPLTEGSSCVDFILGNDIAGGKVVPAPEVTENPVVDLGVENPQPGFEGFPHCVVTRAQTQKYGLDLSDSFLAGECVSVKGRSSRLPKVSPKSLTSCPTTVELPATREEFIAAQKEDTSIKKCHALVLSLTEAEKMKTAYFYNDGLLMRRWTSGNPSEDWAVTNQVVVPTVFRPQVLMLAHDHLWSGHLGVTKTYDRVLKHFFWPGLKSDVIHYCRTCHICQLAGKPNQVVPPAPLVPIPVHEEPFERVIVDCVGPLPKAKTGNQFILTIMCASTRFPEAVPLRRITANVITKALVKFFSVFGLPKVIQTDQGTNFKSKVFKEVLKGLNIRHVTSSSYHPESQGALERFHQTLKSMVRKHCLASRMSWDESLPFLMFAARGAVQESLGFSPAELVFGHQVRGPLQILQERLVDLEKLVRHLPEYVVELRERLKKACSLARDTLASSQEKMKGHFDRKTVVRSFQPGDQVLLLLPILGSALSTRFSGPYIVEKKLSETNYVLKTPDRRQKTRVCHVNRMKRYCSREGETLGSTASSSVSPVVPIATAITESSSAGLGLCEKTPGVARLNNSEILSNLPLYLSHLSDCHRNDIQELISCFPDLFGDIPTRTTVVSHDITLTKPDPVKQHAYRVNPVKRGILKQEANYLLEHGFAVPSHSPWSSPCLLDTKSDGSPRFCTDFRKVNAVTVPDAYPLPLMDDCIDEVGPATYVTKLDMGYWQVPLTARASEISAFVTPDHFLQYTVMPFGLCNAPATFQRLVNKVLGDVRNCRAYLDDIVVYSDVWSNHLATLRDVFERLSAASLTLNLAKCEFGKGTILYLGQQLEIDASADGVGAVLLQEDDSGIDHPVSYFSKKLNDHQKRYSTIEKEALSLLLALQHFEDYNLEMHHKRGSENVIADALSRSV, encoded by the exons ATGATCTTTACTTTGCAGGCGTTCCTTGATAGTCCGAGGATCGAAGTCCTTGAGTCTTGTCGTAAGGCCGACTTATTGTGTGTTGCCGCCCATTTTGGTATACCAGTGTCTAGACATGCCATTAAAAGAGAGCTCAGGGCTGAGCTTATAGAGCATTTAGTGGAGTTAAAGGTCCTTGTTGCCAGTGTCCCGTCTGTCTCTAAAGATGAAACTGCCGGTGTGGCTGTTGACAGCAACGCCGTGGGTGTTGTCACGCCTCCAGGAAAGGTAGAGGAAGCTGAGGTCCCTCCTGCGACTTTACCACGCTTTGATCCTTTGTCCCCCGAATTGGGGAGTTCTAGCAGGGATGCTAAGCTTAAGCTTCGCCTCACGCGGCTACGTCTGGAGACAGAGGAGagggagagagaaagagagcgaCGGGCAGAGTATGAGCTCCGCCTGCAGGTTCGCAGGATGGAGATTGAGGCGGACAAGGAAGTCCGGCTGAAGCAGCTGGAGGTTGAGGCTTTGCAACACTCTGCAGCACATTCTTCGATGGCAGACACTGCTACTGCTTTAGCGGTTTCTAACGGGAAAAGGGGGTTTGATGTAAGCAGAAACATAGCGATGGTGCCTACGTTTCGTGAGTCTGAGGTGGATTCCTACTTTAAAGCTTTTGAACGTGTGGCAATAGCTCTTGACTGGCCAGAGGACATGTGGTCCATATTGCTTCAATGTAAGCTGGTGGGAAAAGCTCAGGAAGTTGTATCCTCTCTTTCTGTTGCTGACAGCTTACAATACACAGTGCTGAAAGAGTCTATATTGCGTGCCTATGAACTTGTACCAGAAGCATACAGGCAGAAATTTAGGAATCACAAGAAACCTAGTGGTCACACATTTGTTGAGTTTGCAAGAGAAAAAAGTGTTCTCTTTGACAAGTGGTGTTCGGCCAGTGAAGTTCAAAACAATTTTGAGTCTCTCCGTCAGCTTGTTCTTCTTGAGGACTTTAAGGGTTCATTACCAGAGAAAGTCGTTGTGTTCCTCAATGAACAAAAAGTTACATCATTGTCAAAggcagcagtgatggctgacGAGTTTGTTTTAACCCATAAGACTGTGTTCTGGTCTCATTCTGAAGGGTTAGCAGGACCCCGCCCTCTGAGAGTGGAGCCTAGATCGTTTCCTCAGGATAAGCCCAGAGAACTATCAACTTCCCCTCGTGGTAGTCGTGAATGTTTCTACTGCCATAAAAGGGGCCATGTTGTTGTAGATTGTCCTGGTCTGAAACGCAAATTGTCATCCACATCACCTCAACCTAAAGGCATGGGTCTGCTCAAAAGTTTGCCAGGTATGGACAAGCCTCAAACTTTAGACCCATGTTTCAAACCTTTTGTGTCTCAGGGTTTCATTTCAGAAACAGGCCATCCAGACTACCAACAGCCGGTGACTATGCTGAGAGACACGGGCGGCTCACAATCTGTCATACGGGAAGGAATATTGCCATTAACTGAGGGCTCTTCAT GTGTGGATTTCATTCTCGGAAACGACATAGCGGGTGGAAAGGTTGTACCAGCTCCTGAGGTGACAGAAAACCCTGTTGTGGACTTAGGTGTTGAGAATCCACAGCCAGGTTTTGAAGGTTTCCCTCATTGTGTTGTCACCAGGGCTCAAACACAGAAGTACGGTCTTGATTTGTCTGATTCCTTTCTTGCTGGAGAATGTGTTTCGGTGAAGGGCAGATCTAGCAGATTGCCTAAGGTTTCACCTAAGTCTTTAACATCGTGTCCTACAACAGTTGAATTACCAGCTACACGAGAAGAATTCATCGCAGCACAGAAGGAAGACACATCCATTAAGAAATGTCATGCGCTTGTTCTTTCTCTTACAGAGGctgagaaaatgaaaactgcaTATTTTTACAATGATGGCTTACTAATGCGCCGATGGACAAGCGGAAACCCTAGTGAGGACTGGGCAGTGACTAATCAGGTGGTTGTGCCTACAGTCTTTCGTCCTCAGGTGTTGATGCTGGCTCATGATCACCTGTGGTCGGGACACCTGGGGGTTACAAAAACCTATGATCGTGTccttaaacatttcttttggccTGGACTCAAGTCGGATGTCATTCATTACTGTCGCACTTGTCACATATGTCAGTTAGCAGGAAAACCAAACCAAGTAGTTCCTCCTGCCCCCCTCGTTCCTATTCCTGTGCATGAGGAACCATTCGAGAGGGTCATTGTCGATTGTGTGGGACCACTGCCGAAGGCAAAAACCGGAAACCAGTTTATACTCACCATCATGTGTGCATCTACAAGGTTCCCTGAAGCGGTCCCTTTGAGGAGAATAACAGCTAATGTTATTACTAAGGCTTTGGTGaagtttttctctgtgtttggtCTACCAAAAGTAATACAAACAGATCAAGGCACTAACTTCAAGTCCAAGGTTTTTAAAGAAGTATTAAAAGGATTGAATATCCGTCATGTCACATCTAGTTCCTATCATCCGGAGAGCCAAGGAGCACTAGAACGATTTCATCAAACACTGAAGTCAATGGTCCGCAAGCATTGCCTGGCTTCTCGTATGAGTTGGGATGAGTCCCTTCCCTTTTTGATGTTTGCTGCCCGTGGAGCAGTACAGGAGTCTCTGGGATTCAGCCCTGCTGAATTAGTGTTTGGACATCAGGTCAGAGGACCACTACAGATTCTACAGGAGAGATTAGTGGATCTTGAGAAGCTTGTTCGACATCTCCCTGAGTATGTTGTAGAGTTACGAGAGCGACTGAAAAAAGCATGTTCCCTCGCTCGTGACACTCTAGCCTCCTCTCAGGAAAAGATGAAAGGACACTTCGACAGAAAAACAGTGGTTCGCTCTTTTCAGCCCGGTGATCAAGTCCTACTTCTCTTACCTATACTCGGTTCTGCGTTGTCTACCAGGTTTTCTGGTCCATACATAGTTGAGAAAAAACTCAGTGAGACAAACTATGTACTTAAGACGCCTGACCGTCGACAGAAAACTAGAGTATGTCATGTAAACAGGATGAAAAGGTATTGTTCAAGGGAAGGTGAAACCCTGGGGTCCACAGCTAGTTCTTCAGTTTCACCTGTTGTTCCAATAGCTACAGCCATTACAGAGTCTAGTTCGGCTGGGCTGGGGCTATGTGAAAAAACACCAGGGGTGGCTAGGCTTAACAACTCAGAAATACTGTCCAACCTCCCCCTGTATTTATCACATCTTTCTGACTGTCATAGGAATGACATCCAAGAGCTCATTTCTTGCTTCCCGGATCTTTTTGGTGACATCCCTACGAGGACTACTGTTGTGTCTCATGACATTACTTTGACCAAGCCCGATCCAGTCAAGCAGCATGCTTATCGGGTCAATCCAGTAAAGCGAGGGATATTGAAGCAGGAGGCGAATTATCTCCTTGAACATGGCTTTGCAGTCCCAAGCCATAGTCCCTGGAGCTCTCCCTGCTTACTGGATACTAAATCGGATGGCAGTCCAAGGTTCTGCACTGATTTTAGGAAAGTAAATGCCGTGACAGTGCCAGACGCATATCCATTACCTTTAATGGATGACTGTATTGATGAAGTTGGTCCTGCCACATATGTTACCAAGTTGGACATGGGTTACTGGCAAGTTCCCTTAACTGCAAGGGCTTCTGAGATTTCCGCCTTTGTGACACCAGATCACTTTCTACAGTACACGGTAATGCCCTTTGGATTGTGTAATGCTCCGGCTACGTTCCAAAGACTCGTTAACAAAGTCCTTGGTGATGTGCGGAACTGCCGAGCATATTTAGATGACATTGTTGTGTATTCTGATGTCTGGTCTAACCATCTTGCTACATTGAGGGATGTGTTCGAACGTTTATCAGCGGCATCCCTCACTCTAAACCTTGCCAAATGTGAATTCGGTAAGGGTACCATCCTGTATCTTGGTCAGCAG CTGGAGATAGACGCCAGCGCGGATGGTGTTGGTGCTGTTCTCCTACAGGAGGATGACTCAGGAATAGACCACCCAGTGAGCTACTTCTCGAAGAAGCTCAATGATCATCAGAAGAGGTACTCCACCATTGAGAAAGAGGCTCTGTCATTACTCCTGGCGTTACAGCATTTCGAG GACTACAACCTCGAGATGCACCACAAGAGGGGTTCTGAAAATGTTATCGCTGATGCCTTATCGCGATCTGTGtag
- the LOC105354446 gene encoding G protein-regulated inducer of neurite outgrowth 3-like yields MGTNPKRTMTIHTVPQLAAVDSLGNKESNANWGNEAHLKLSQVCPEDSLPPAGQRDNLCQTTVLANPIPQATASQGTEMVDSSVSDKPALGNVNQTKSVTGGEQHLLNLSLTGQCAGETGGNQGDSNANTKMLSPATEKDVCKAGLSAVVTSASKVDMQNNGFQRKEPSKAKEEKWTSSAEATVQMTSEKNVSANEKNELNNAAVAPQQEFKSILVPDSATPQKTEEPVHFQSDSFAKPTPLHGSESLTPHTSTNPLCTSENKDSTSTSNTSCSAHSAGNFPPVKGAQVSSDKHQLVSSQIDVSTLPRATQTTPKCGQVAEATSQTVTSVEEHNKLYREASTMTCPLSPVKQYHDMEVQAVANVSNKAVSTSPSLLSFAVTRKLSSGAVHREELQSLAVVYQADNVGLHQIYTTSIPSTNRTSERVTIEAEMCPDQTYSSSSETLPQLNSKLGAKPKETGLAPCNIQPVYQINIEHSNHKKEGEEIDLNFKKGIQASAEGTASADALNVKSGAPTGTARASQSGSADRNNVGLSQAAVTTKAEQAPPTKTAGNTATKSDPTKKKALLKAAQSKKEKTEPEGNTDEEDQSEKEKGKGVHDVVWDEQGMTWEVYGASVDPESLGFAIQSHLQCKIKEQERKLIVQTSIRKSISGVDSPRHDKKNKRRQQNIFRSMLQNVRRPNCCVRPPPSSVLE; encoded by the coding sequence ATGGGAACTAACCCAAAAAGGACAATGACGATCCATACAGTGCCACAGCTGGCTGCGGTGGATTCTCTGGGAAATAAGGAGTCTAATGCCAACTGGGGAAATGAGGCCCATCTCAAACTCTCTCAGGTTTGTCCAGAGGACTCACTCCCACCTGCTGGACAGCGGGATAACCTCTGTCAAACAACTGTTCTTGCCAACCCCATTCCCCAAGCAACAGCTTCGCAGGGAACTGAAATGGTTGACAGCTCTGTAAGTGACAAACCAGCGCTGGGCAATGTGAACCAAACTAAATCTGTGACAGGTGGAGAGCAGCACTTGCTAAACCTGTCACTGACAGGTCAATGTGCaggagagacgggaggcaacCAGGGGGATTCTAATGCTAACACGAAAATGTTAAGCCCGGCCACTGAAAAAGATGTTTGTAAGGCCGGGTTGTCAGCTGTTGTTACATCAGCTTCAAAGGTCGACATGCAAAACAATGGATTTCAAAGAAAAGAGCCAAGCAAGGCAAAGGAAGAGAAGTGGACATCTTCAGCTGAAGCCACTGTGCAAATGAccagtgaaaaaaatgtttccgcaaatgaaaaaaatgaactgaacAATGCAGCTGTTGCTCCCCAACAAGAGTTTAAGAGCATTTTAGTTCCAGATAGTGCTACACCACAGAAAACTGAAGAACCTGTTCACTTTCAGAGTGACTCATTTGCAAAACCAACACCCCTGCATGGGTCTGAATCTTTAACTCCTCACACGTCCACTAATCCTCTGTGCACCAGTGAAAACAAAGACTCCACGTCTACAAGCAACACTTCATGTTCAGCACATTCAGCAGGGAATTTCCCTCCGGTAAAGGGAGCACAAGTCTCCTCAGATAAACATCAGCTCGTCTCTTCACAGATAGATGTGTCCACTCTACCCCGGGCTACACAAACCACGCCGAAGTGTGGGCAGGTGGCTGAGGCAACCAGCCAAACTGTCACCAGTGTGGAGGAACACAACAAACTCTACAGAGAGGCTTCGACCATGACCTGCCCTCTATCACCAGTCAAGCAGTATCATGATATGGAGGTTCAGGCCGTGGCAAACGTGTCCAACAAGGCGGTGTCCACAAGTCCCAGTCTGCTGTCCTTCGCTGTGACCCGTAAGCTGAGCAGTGGTGCAGTCCACagggaggagctgcagagcCTGGCTGTGGTCTATCAGGCTGACAACGTAGGTCTCCACCAAATTTACACAACGTCCATACCCAGCACTAATCGCACTTCAGAGAGAGTCACCATCGAGGCAGAGATGTGCCCCGACCAGACTTACAGTTCCAGCTCAGAAACCTTGCCCCAGCTTAACTCCAAGCTCGGAGCCAAGCCCAAAGAGACTGGTCTGGCTCCGTGCAACATTCAGCCAGTTTATCAAATCAACATCGAACACAGCAACCACAAGAAGGAAGGTGAAGAAATTgacttgaattttaaaaaaggtattcAGGCATCTGCAGAGGGAACGGCCTCTGCTGATGCTCTGAATGTCAAATCAGGGGCTCCCACAGGGACAGCCAGGGCTTCACAGTCCGGATCTGCTGACAGAAACAACGTTGGGCTTTCTCAGGCTGCTGTCACAACCAAGGCTGAGCAGGCCCCGCCTACCAAAACAGCAGGAAACACTGCAACAAAGTCAGACCCAACTAAGAAAAAGGCTCTGCTAAAGGCGGCACAATCTAAGAAGGAGAAGACAGAACCAGAGGGAAACACTGATGAGGAGGATCAGTCagagaaggaaaaaggaaaaggtgTCCATGATGTTGTATGGGATGAACAAGGCATGACATGGGAGGTCTATGGTGCCTCAGTGGATCCAGAATCCCTTGGTTTTGCCATACAGAGCCACCTGCAGTGCAAGATTAAAGAGCAAGAGAGGAAACTGATAGTGCAGACATCCATACGAAAGTCAATTTCTGGCGTTGATTCTCCGCGACatgataaaaagaacaaaaggagGCAACAGAACATTTTCAGGTCAATGCTGCAAAATGTCAGAAGACCAAACTGCTGTGTgcgcccccctccctcctctgtTCTGGAGTAG
- the elmod2 gene encoding ELMO domain-containing protein 2 isoform X1 has product MMIWPTSSMFGYIWQYVYTFYLRYWLKWLIRQVTGTCELQRICSGYKAGALRTAKAEYSLQSSKNKVLRGALEAKKSNLEQCVDQIMKEKNVKLQKDPLFKGNLQICLLQITGYRSLYVSVEDLRKEPFSSENPEHETMLLKLWDLLMPSVKLESRVTKQWGDIGFQGDDPKTDFRGMGLLGLINLVFFSENYTKEARQALSHANHPKLGYSYAIVGINLTEMAYSLLKSGALKPHFYNTVQGPPELRHFHQLYCFLAYEFDKFWVAEEPESIMHFNQYREKFHDSVKAHLQEPDVDLTLAVSSH; this is encoded by the exons ATGATGATTTGGCCCACTTCTTCA ATGTTTGGCTACATCTGGCAGTATGTCTACACCTTTTACCTGAGGTACTGGTTGAAGTGGCTCATCAGGCAGGTGACGGGGACCTGCGAACTGCAGAGAATATGCTCCGGCTACAAAGCAGGCGCCTTACGGACCGCAAAAGCTG AATACTCTCTGCAGTCATCAAAGAACAAG GTGTTAAGAGGAGCtttggaagctaaaaaaagtaatttggaGCAATGTGTGGACCAAATAATGAAAGAGAAGAACGTTAAGCTGCAAAAAGATCCGCT GTTTAAGGGAAATCTGCAGATATGTTTGCTCCAGATAACGGGCTACAGAAGCTTGTATGTGTCGGTGGAAGACTTGAGGAAGGAACCCTTTAGCTCAGAGAACCCCGAGCATGAGACCATGCTTCTAAAG CTATGGGATCTGTTGATGCCAAGCGTCAAACTGGAATCTAGAGTAACCAAGCAGTGGGGAGACATTGGTTTCCAGGGCGATGACCCTAAGACTGACTTCAGAGGAATGGGTTTACTGGGTCTGATCAACCTTgt GTTTTTCAGTGAAAATTACACAAAGGAAGCTCGTCAGGCTTTGTCCCATGCAAATCATCCCAAGTTAGG GTATTCCTATGCCATAGTGGGGATAAACCTGACAGAGATGGCCTACAGCCTTCTGAAGAGCGGTGCTTTGAAGCCACATTTCTACAACACAGTGCAGGGCCCGCCGGAGCTCAGACACTTCCATCAGCTCTACT GTTTTTTGGCGTACGAGTTCGATAAATTCTGGGTGGCGGAAGAACCTGAGAGCATCATGCATTTCAACCAGTACAGGGAGAAGTTTCACGACTCAGTCAAGGCTCATCTACAAGAGCCGGACGTGGATCTGACACTGGCTGTCAGTTCACATTAG
- the elmod2 gene encoding ELMO domain-containing protein 2 isoform X2, whose amino-acid sequence MFGYIWQYVYTFYLRYWLKWLIRQVTGTCELQRICSGYKAGALRTAKAEYSLQSSKNKVLRGALEAKKSNLEQCVDQIMKEKNVKLQKDPLFKGNLQICLLQITGYRSLYVSVEDLRKEPFSSENPEHETMLLKLWDLLMPSVKLESRVTKQWGDIGFQGDDPKTDFRGMGLLGLINLVFFSENYTKEARQALSHANHPKLGYSYAIVGINLTEMAYSLLKSGALKPHFYNTVQGPPELRHFHQLYCFLAYEFDKFWVAEEPESIMHFNQYREKFHDSVKAHLQEPDVDLTLAVSSH is encoded by the exons ATGTTTGGCTACATCTGGCAGTATGTCTACACCTTTTACCTGAGGTACTGGTTGAAGTGGCTCATCAGGCAGGTGACGGGGACCTGCGAACTGCAGAGAATATGCTCCGGCTACAAAGCAGGCGCCTTACGGACCGCAAAAGCTG AATACTCTCTGCAGTCATCAAAGAACAAG GTGTTAAGAGGAGCtttggaagctaaaaaaagtaatttggaGCAATGTGTGGACCAAATAATGAAAGAGAAGAACGTTAAGCTGCAAAAAGATCCGCT GTTTAAGGGAAATCTGCAGATATGTTTGCTCCAGATAACGGGCTACAGAAGCTTGTATGTGTCGGTGGAAGACTTGAGGAAGGAACCCTTTAGCTCAGAGAACCCCGAGCATGAGACCATGCTTCTAAAG CTATGGGATCTGTTGATGCCAAGCGTCAAACTGGAATCTAGAGTAACCAAGCAGTGGGGAGACATTGGTTTCCAGGGCGATGACCCTAAGACTGACTTCAGAGGAATGGGTTTACTGGGTCTGATCAACCTTgt GTTTTTCAGTGAAAATTACACAAAGGAAGCTCGTCAGGCTTTGTCCCATGCAAATCATCCCAAGTTAGG GTATTCCTATGCCATAGTGGGGATAAACCTGACAGAGATGGCCTACAGCCTTCTGAAGAGCGGTGCTTTGAAGCCACATTTCTACAACACAGTGCAGGGCCCGCCGGAGCTCAGACACTTCCATCAGCTCTACT GTTTTTTGGCGTACGAGTTCGATAAATTCTGGGTGGCGGAAGAACCTGAGAGCATCATGCATTTCAACCAGTACAGGGAGAAGTTTCACGACTCAGTCAAGGCTCATCTACAAGAGCCGGACGTGGATCTGACACTGGCTGTCAGTTCACATTAG